Proteins co-encoded in one Zootoca vivipara chromosome 3, rZooViv1.1, whole genome shotgun sequence genomic window:
- the AFTPH gene encoding aftiphilin isoform X2 has protein sequence MEPDIIRMYSSSPPPLDNGAEEEDEDEFGDFGGFSDAGSTGAFDFASDYSSSKEEHKPSCNSDYSGSVDGIIAFTTVKEFPLDSNKEKCECRSLSTSLDDIYAEEVKRTGKLESSYSEIIRTDKKVPSQDHQVDSCNGEKQPCPEVLTNGFAALDTANSQEAEDTDGISDSKGLKIISTNSSELSLESIPITAEEFADFATFSNKQTSLVDETGNKICTNSSEREALCVQESNIINGEGESMKEATSERSCEYGQICISKINLALSEDFKAKEDCTSLEHNAFISSIHTTVNSVGTTESIGGREECDTGNSKEHTFLRTNDNADTLSLNVGGVQSLGSHPTEENGYVSEIVKNGESDIGHVSCSGLNEDDFGDFGTVSNGSLAFTQVSASQEHFHSPSEDTSKRSNACGDFTDKSDVHPRSSKGAPQSKEISNKEECCTDDAGSSMTVQPLAELEKGNDSEFGDFGLGVKRFPDSDEFSAFSSAGCNQATEWNAFEAEQKESCLWAAFEDEQVVEPHPRKDVWPSDRTGTTFDDEDSVTHTPNSVSVASLHGTSSGKLQDLPASARTKLLSRLERIFEACFPPVTVSEMEEEIAPLNLLLEMGNKPGRTEEILSQRELLDVWTKLQDIHDAYGLKYQWGGSLSNKKLLCSLGIDTRNILFTGNKKQPVIVPMYAAGLGMLEPTKEPLKPISAAEKIASIGQTPLASPEMNICTTDQFQESLPPVQFDWSSSGLTNPLDGVDPELYELTTSKLETSNSTSKVTDAFAKLMSTVEKASTSARKPKKEEQLSEEAAKVISSLPDLSFMHAKVLMFPATLTPSRSCQGKVD, from the exons ATGGAACCAGATATCATCCGAATGTATtcttcatcaccaccaccactagataatggagcagaggaggaggatgaagatgAGTTTGGTGATTTTGGTGGGTTTTCCGATGCTGGAAGTACTGGAGCCTTTGACTTTGCATCAGATTACTCCAGTTCAAAGGAAGAACATAAACCTTCATGTAACTCTGATTACTCAGGCAGTGTAGATGGTATTATAGCTTTTACCACTGTTAAAGAGTTTCCTCTTGATAGTAACAAAGAAAAATGTGAGTGTAGAAGTTTGAGTACATCACTTGATGATATTTATGCGGAAGAAGTTAAGAGAACTGGAAAATTAGAGTCATCATACTCTGAAATTATTAGGACTGATAAGAAAGTTCCAAGTCAGGACCACCAAGTAGACAGCTGTAATGGTGAGAAACAGCCATGTCCAGAAGTTCTAACAAATGGGTTTGCAGCACTGGACACGGCAAATTCTCAGGAAGCTGAAGATACAGATGGTATCAGTGACTCAAAGGGATTAAAAATAATTAGCACTAATAGCTCTGAATTAAGTTTGGAGTCTATACCCATCACAGCAGAGGAATTTGCAGACTTTGCCACGTTCTCAAATAAGCAAACGAGCCTGGTTGACGAAACAGGAAATAAAATATGCACAAATTCTAGTGAAAGAGAAGCGCTTTGTGTACAGGAAAGCAATATTATAAACGGTGAGGGGGAATCTATGAAGGAAGCAACTTCAGAGAGAAGCTGTGAATATGGACAgatttgcatttcaaaaattaATTTAGCGCTCAGTGAAGACTTCAAGGCTAAAGAGGACTGCACATCACTCGAACATAATGCCTTTATTTCTTCCATACACACAACTGTGAATTCAGTAGGCACAACTGAAAGtattggaggaagagaggagtgTGACACTGGAAATAGTAAAGAACATACCTTTTTAAGGACCAATGATAATGCAGATACATTAAGCCTTAATGTAGGTGGAGTTCAAAGTCTTGGCTCTCATCCTACAGAAGAGAACGGATATGTTTCCGAAATAGTTAAGAATGGTGAAAGTGACATTGGGCATGTGTCATGCAGTGGTTTAAATGAAGATGATTTTGGTGACTTTGGCACAGTCAGCAATGGATCCCTTGCTTTTACTCAAGTTTCTGCCAGCCAAGAACACTTTCATAGCCCTTCTGAAGACACCAGTAAAAGAAGTAATGCATGTGGTGACTTCACAGATAAAAGTGATGTTCATCCACGATCATCAAAGGGGGCTCCTCAATCAAAAGAGATTTCAAACAAGGAGGAATGTTGCACAGATGATGCTGGTTCTAGCATGACAGTTCAGCCTCTTGCAGAATTGGAAAAGGGAAATGACAGTGAGTTTGGAGACTTTGGCTTAGGGGTAAAAAGGTTTCCAGACTCTGATGAGTTTTCAGCCTTCAGTTCTGCTGGTTGTAACCAAGCTACAGAGTGGAATGCTTTTGAGGCTGAGCAAAAAGAGAGCTGCTTGtgggctgcttttgaagatgaGCAGGTGGTGGAACCTCATCCCAGAAAAGATGTGTGGCCATCAGATAGGACAGGCACAACTTTTGATGATGAAGATTCAGTGACTCATACACCCAACAGTGTTTCTGTAGCATCTTTGCATGGAACCAGTAGTGGGAAGTTGCAGGACTTGCCGGCTTCAGCTCGG ACAAAGCTGCTAAGTCGTCTAGAACGAATATTTGAAGCCTGTTTTCCTCCTGTAACTGTCTCTGAAATGGAAGAGGAGATTGCTCCTTTAAATCTCTTGTTGGAAATGGGTAATAAACCTGGGAGGACAGAGGAGATCTTGTCACAAAG GGAACTGCTAGATGTGTGGACAAAGCTTCAGGATATCCACGATGCATATGGATTGAAATATCAGTGGGGTGGCTCCCTCAGCAACAAAAAACTCCTCTGCTCTCTGGGAATCGACACAAGAAACATC CTCTTTACAGGTAACAAGAAGCAACCTGTTATAGTGCCCATGTATGCAGCAGGATTG GGTATGTTAGAGCCTACAAAGGAACCCCTGAAACCAATATCTGCTGCAGAGAAAATAGCTTCCATAGGACAGACTCCACTTGCATCACCAGAGATGAATATATGTACAACTGATCAGTTccag GAATCTCTACCACCTGTCCAGTTTGACTGGAGTAGCAGTGGCCTTACTAACCCTTTAGATG gtgtggatccagaactgtaTGAGTTGACAACTTCCAAGCTGGAAACCTCCAACTCCACCAGTAAAGTGACTGATGCATTCGCAAAGCTAATGTCCACAGTAGAGAAAGCAAGCACATCAGCAAG aaagccCAAAAAGGAAGAACAACTCAGTGAAGAGGCTGCCAAGGTGATTTCTAGCCTACCTGACTTATCTTTCATGCATGCCAAGGTGTTGATGTTCCCAGCCACATTAACACCTTCAAGAAGTTGCCAAGGCAAGGTAGACTAA
- the AFTPH gene encoding aftiphilin isoform X1, with translation MEPDIIRMYSSSPPPLDNGAEEEDEDEFGDFGGFSDAGSTGAFDFASDYSSSKEEHKPSCNSDYSGSVDGIIAFTTVKEFPLDSNKEKCECRSLSTSLDDIYAEEVKRTGKLESSYSEIIRTDKKVPSQDHQVDSCNGEKQPCPEVLTNGFAALDTANSQEAEDTDGISDSKGLKIISTNSSELSLESIPITAEEFADFATFSNKQTSLVDETGNKICTNSSEREALCVQESNIINGEGESMKEATSERSCEYGQICISKINLALSEDFKAKEDCTSLEHNAFISSIHTTVNSVGTTESIGGREECDTGNSKEHTFLRTNDNADTLSLNVGGVQSLGSHPTEENGYVSEIVKNGESDIGHVSCSGLNEDDFGDFGTVSNGSLAFTQVSASQEHFHSPSEDTSKRSNACGDFTDKSDVHPRSSKGAPQSKEISNKEECCTDDAGSSMTVQPLAELEKGNDSEFGDFGLGVKRFPDSDEFSAFSSAGCNQATEWNAFEAEQKESCLWAAFEDEQVVEPHPRKDVWPSDRTGTTFDDEDSVTHTPNSVSVASLHGTSSGKLQDLPASARTKLLSRLERIFEACFPPVTVSEMEEEIAPLNLLLEMGNKPGRTEEILSQRELLDVWTKLQDIHDAYGLKYQWGGSLSNKKLLCSLGIDTRNILFTGNKKQPVIVPMYAAGLGMLEPTKEPLKPISAAEKIASIGQTPLASPEMNICTTDQFQESLPPVQFDWSSSGLTNPLDASGGSTLLNLDFFGPVDDSSSSTTTTIPGVDPELYELTTSKLETSNSTSKVTDAFAKLMSTVEKASTSARKPKKEEQLSEEAAKVISSLPDLSFMHAKVLMFPATLTPSRSCQGKVD, from the exons ATGGAACCAGATATCATCCGAATGTATtcttcatcaccaccaccactagataatggagcagaggaggaggatgaagatgAGTTTGGTGATTTTGGTGGGTTTTCCGATGCTGGAAGTACTGGAGCCTTTGACTTTGCATCAGATTACTCCAGTTCAAAGGAAGAACATAAACCTTCATGTAACTCTGATTACTCAGGCAGTGTAGATGGTATTATAGCTTTTACCACTGTTAAAGAGTTTCCTCTTGATAGTAACAAAGAAAAATGTGAGTGTAGAAGTTTGAGTACATCACTTGATGATATTTATGCGGAAGAAGTTAAGAGAACTGGAAAATTAGAGTCATCATACTCTGAAATTATTAGGACTGATAAGAAAGTTCCAAGTCAGGACCACCAAGTAGACAGCTGTAATGGTGAGAAACAGCCATGTCCAGAAGTTCTAACAAATGGGTTTGCAGCACTGGACACGGCAAATTCTCAGGAAGCTGAAGATACAGATGGTATCAGTGACTCAAAGGGATTAAAAATAATTAGCACTAATAGCTCTGAATTAAGTTTGGAGTCTATACCCATCACAGCAGAGGAATTTGCAGACTTTGCCACGTTCTCAAATAAGCAAACGAGCCTGGTTGACGAAACAGGAAATAAAATATGCACAAATTCTAGTGAAAGAGAAGCGCTTTGTGTACAGGAAAGCAATATTATAAACGGTGAGGGGGAATCTATGAAGGAAGCAACTTCAGAGAGAAGCTGTGAATATGGACAgatttgcatttcaaaaattaATTTAGCGCTCAGTGAAGACTTCAAGGCTAAAGAGGACTGCACATCACTCGAACATAATGCCTTTATTTCTTCCATACACACAACTGTGAATTCAGTAGGCACAACTGAAAGtattggaggaagagaggagtgTGACACTGGAAATAGTAAAGAACATACCTTTTTAAGGACCAATGATAATGCAGATACATTAAGCCTTAATGTAGGTGGAGTTCAAAGTCTTGGCTCTCATCCTACAGAAGAGAACGGATATGTTTCCGAAATAGTTAAGAATGGTGAAAGTGACATTGGGCATGTGTCATGCAGTGGTTTAAATGAAGATGATTTTGGTGACTTTGGCACAGTCAGCAATGGATCCCTTGCTTTTACTCAAGTTTCTGCCAGCCAAGAACACTTTCATAGCCCTTCTGAAGACACCAGTAAAAGAAGTAATGCATGTGGTGACTTCACAGATAAAAGTGATGTTCATCCACGATCATCAAAGGGGGCTCCTCAATCAAAAGAGATTTCAAACAAGGAGGAATGTTGCACAGATGATGCTGGTTCTAGCATGACAGTTCAGCCTCTTGCAGAATTGGAAAAGGGAAATGACAGTGAGTTTGGAGACTTTGGCTTAGGGGTAAAAAGGTTTCCAGACTCTGATGAGTTTTCAGCCTTCAGTTCTGCTGGTTGTAACCAAGCTACAGAGTGGAATGCTTTTGAGGCTGAGCAAAAAGAGAGCTGCTTGtgggctgcttttgaagatgaGCAGGTGGTGGAACCTCATCCCAGAAAAGATGTGTGGCCATCAGATAGGACAGGCACAACTTTTGATGATGAAGATTCAGTGACTCATACACCCAACAGTGTTTCTGTAGCATCTTTGCATGGAACCAGTAGTGGGAAGTTGCAGGACTTGCCGGCTTCAGCTCGG ACAAAGCTGCTAAGTCGTCTAGAACGAATATTTGAAGCCTGTTTTCCTCCTGTAACTGTCTCTGAAATGGAAGAGGAGATTGCTCCTTTAAATCTCTTGTTGGAAATGGGTAATAAACCTGGGAGGACAGAGGAGATCTTGTCACAAAG GGAACTGCTAGATGTGTGGACAAAGCTTCAGGATATCCACGATGCATATGGATTGAAATATCAGTGGGGTGGCTCCCTCAGCAACAAAAAACTCCTCTGCTCTCTGGGAATCGACACAAGAAACATC CTCTTTACAGGTAACAAGAAGCAACCTGTTATAGTGCCCATGTATGCAGCAGGATTG GGTATGTTAGAGCCTACAAAGGAACCCCTGAAACCAATATCTGCTGCAGAGAAAATAGCTTCCATAGGACAGACTCCACTTGCATCACCAGAGATGAATATATGTACAACTGATCAGTTccag GAATCTCTACCACCTGTCCAGTTTGACTGGAGTAGCAGTGGCCTTACTAACCCTTTAGATG CTAGTGGAGGTTCCACTCTTCTGAACCTTGATTTCTTTGGGCCCGTGGATGACAGTAGCtctagcaccaccaccaccatcccag gtgtggatccagaactgtaTGAGTTGACAACTTCCAAGCTGGAAACCTCCAACTCCACCAGTAAAGTGACTGATGCATTCGCAAAGCTAATGTCCACAGTAGAGAAAGCAAGCACATCAGCAAG aaagccCAAAAAGGAAGAACAACTCAGTGAAGAGGCTGCCAAGGTGATTTCTAGCCTACCTGACTTATCTTTCATGCATGCCAAGGTGTTGATGTTCCCAGCCACATTAACACCTTCAAGAAGTTGCCAAGGCAAGGTAGACTAA